In Oryza brachyantha chromosome 1, ObraRS2, whole genome shotgun sequence, the following are encoded in one genomic region:
- the LOC102721325 gene encoding splicing factor, proline- and glutamine-rich-like — MALHHLPLLLLLTAGLANAAQPGDEGATIVLKDGTTCKLCASCDNPCNPSYYPPPTPPVVTPTTPCPPPPSYPSGGGTVMYASPPPPYSGGGGGGGIYYPPPTGGGSGGGIYYPPPTGGGSGGGWQQGGGGGGAYPTPPPPNPFLPYFPFYYYSPPPPFYSSNSAVTGVSAISSSAAAALSLLLAGLLLW; from the coding sequence aTGGCGCTCCAccaccttcccctcctcctcctgctcacGGCGGGCCTCGCCAATGCCGCCCagcccggcgacgagggcgccACCATCGTGCTCAAGGACGGCACCACCTGCAAGCTCTGCGCCTCCTGCGACAACCCCTGCAACCCGTCCTACTACccgccgcccacgccgccggtAGTCACGCCCACGACGccgtgcccgccgccgccttcctatCCCTCCGGCGGAGGCACCGTCATGtacgcctcgccgccacctccctacagcggcggcggcggcggcggaggcatcTACTACCCCCCGCCCACcggcggaggcagcggcggaggcatCTACTACCCGCCGCCCACCGGTGGAGGCAGCGGTGGCGGCTGGCAAcagggcggtggaggcggcggcgcctacccgacaccgccgccgcccaaccCGTTCCTGCCCTACTTCCCATTCTACTACtacagcccgccgccgccgttctacTCCAGCAACTCGGCTGTCACCGGCGTTTCGGCCAtttcgtcgtcggcggcggcggcgctctcgCTGCTCCTTGCTGGGCTCCTACTGTGGTGA
- the LOC102721605 gene encoding heavy metal-associated isoprenylated plant protein 6-like, with translation MASESETPRITELHVRMDCNGCEHKIRKTLRAIDGVSDVYVDSANQKVTVVGIADPERIVKAIRKTKRVPTIFSHTDPVAPPPAEGEPAPADAPPPEEEAAAAAAAAEPAPPEAAAAADQAPPATDATVIHMVHDYPYPYSHDDHDHDHQHRGLQLREHSWPASGGYSMHAATAMAGYGGAAPYYATAAHSYSHRPSPYVSEYGYVGSPAHHEGGRYYGSHDYYYYAAAGSRGKGDGSQITSMFSDENPNACNIA, from the exons ATGGCTTCAGAATCAGAG ACGCCGCGAATAACGGAGCTTCATGTAAGGATGGATTGCAATGGCTGCGAGCACAAGATCAGGAAGACCCTGCGTGCAATTGATG gtgtAAGCGACGTGTACGTAGATTCTGCAAACCAGAAGGTCACGGTGGTCGGGATCGCCGACCCGGAGAGGATCGTCAAGGCCATCAGGAAGACCAAGAGGGTGCCGACCATCTTCTCGCACACCGACCCGGTGGCGCCGCCTCCAGCCGAAGGCGAACCCGCCCCCGCCGACGCGCCTCCGCCGGAGGAggaagcagcagcggcggcggcggcagcggagccCGCGCCACCGgaagctgcggcggcggccgaccaGGCCCCACCGGCCACCGACGCCACCGTGATACACATGGTGCACGACTACCCGTACCCGTACAGCCACGACGACCACGACCACGACCACCAGCACCGCGGGCTGCAGCTCCGGGAGCACAGctggccggcgagcggcggctaCTCCAtgcacgccgccaccgccatggccggctacggcggcgccgcgccgtactacgcgacggcggcgcacagcTACAGCCACAGGCCGAGCCCGTACGTGTCGGAGTACGGCTACGTGGGCTCTCCTGCCCACCATGAGGGCGGCAGATACTACGGCAGCCAtgactactactactacgcAGCTGCTGGTAGTAGAGGGAAAGGAGATGGAAGCCAGATCACCTCCATGTTCAGCGACGAGAACCCTAATGCATGCAACATAGCTTAA
- the LOC102704188 gene encoding uncharacterized protein LOC102704188, whose translation MGTATMATAVGAAMVLYFVLSRRLGQEDAAGGGGGGGGGSGAGKRRRGRVAKRPAQPPATWIEAVGTLAETLRFTYSETLGKWPIGDLAFGIKYLMRRQGNVHVASVYAGSNCIELKGPAIMEELIVLRRLIDLCFLFSKKPFPVFLELAGFSRDDVLIEEPKAGILKPAHTILRDECTKSFLVLIRGTHSMKDTLTAATGAVVPFHHSLLDEGGVSKLVLGYAHCGMVAAARWIARSITPCLCQAVSQCPDYQIRVVGHSLGGGTAALLTYILREHQELSSTTCVAFAPASCMTWELAESGKHFVRTIVNGADLVPTVSTSSIDDLRSEVTASSWLNDLRDQIQQTRFLNVVYRSATAIGTRLQSFSGARDRVAGAGALLRPVSSKTQVVMKQAQNVAQAVARSRSAFSSWSCMGARRRGVVVAASTKEEITAETHVTSTANSESYVLEQRGTKIMEELQYTADSVSVHEETEEEALLSENEASREHAEEEITEGEMWFEFEKDLDRQAEVEAQTRQEEAAAAKEIMEEESAVLKNVEDRQPYSSDSLERQQFYPPGRIMHMVAMPPADSCPDDPVATDECSVGIYETPRDLYSKIRLSNTMINDHYMPMYKKTMEILIEKFANNDDNFCTYSTVE comes from the exons ATGGGGACGGCcacgatggcgacggcggtgggcgCGGCGATGGTGCTGTATTTCGTGCTGAGCAGGCGGTTGGGCCAggaggacgccgccggcggagggggaggaggaggaggagggagtggAGCGGGGAAGAGGCGGAGGGGCCGGGTGGCGAAGCGCCCGGcgcagccgccggcgacgtggaTCGAAGCGGTGGGCACGCTGGCGGAGACGCTGCGGTTCACCTACTCTGAGACGCTCGGGAAATGGCCCATCGGGGACCTCGCGTTCGGGATCAAGTACCTCATGCGCCGTCAG GGAAATGTACATGTGGCTAGTGTATATGCTGGAAGCAACTGCATTGAACTGAAAGGGCCTGCAATAATGGAAGAACTTATTGTTCTGAGACGACTAATTGacttgtgttttcttttctctaagAAACCATTTCCAGTCTTCCTGGAATTAGCAGGCTTTTCGCGAGATGATGTTCTCATTGAGGAACCTAAGGCAGGG ATTTTGAAGCCTGCTCATACAATCCTGCGTGATGAATGCACCAAATCCTTCCTTGTGTTGATTCGTGGAACACATAGTATGAAAGACACATTGACTGCTGCTACTGGTGCTGTAGTACCATTTCACCACTCACTTTTAGATGAAGGTGGTGTCAGCAAGTTAGTGTTGGGATATGCACATTGTGGAATGGTTGCAGCAGCTCGCTGGATTGCAAGAAGTATAACACCATGCCTCTGTCAAGCAGTCAGTCAATGCCCAGACTACCAAATCAGG GTTGTTGGCCATTCATTAGGTGGTGGTACTGCTGCATTACTGACCTACATTCTGAGAGAACACCAGGAGTTATCCTCAACAACTTGTGTTGCCTTTGCTCCAG CTTCATGCATGACCTGGGAGTTAGCAGAATCAGGCAAGCACTTTGTGAGAACTATTGTCAATGGTGCTGATCTGGTTCCCACTGTATCAACTTCATCTATAGATGATCTCCGTTCAGAG GTAACAGCATCTTCATGGCTGAATGATCTGAGGGATCAGATACAGCAGACACGCTTCCTAAATGTTGTTTACCGGTCTGCTACTGCTATAGGAACGCGCCTGCAATCTTTTTCTGGTGCCAGAGATAGGGTTGCAGGTGCTGGTGCACTTCTACGACCTGTTTCAAGCAAAACTCAG GTTGTGATGAAACAGGCACAAAATGTTGCACAGGCTGTCGCTAGGAGTAGGTCAGCATTTTCTTCATGGTCATGCATGGGTGCACGCCGTCGAGGTGTTGTAGTAGCTGCAAGCACTAAAGAGGAAATAACTGCAGAAACCCACGTCACATCTACAGCTAATTCAGAGTCCTATGTTTTAGAACAGCGCGGCACCAAAATCATGGAGGAGCTGCAGTATACTGCAGATAGTGTTTCAGTTCACGAGGAAACAGAAGAAGAGGCTCTTCTGAGTGAGAATGAAGCCTCTAGGGAGCATGCAGAAGAAGAAATAACTGAAGGTGAGATGTGGTTTGAGTTCGAGAAGGACCTGGATCGGCAGGCTGAAGTGGAGGCACAGACCAGGCAGGAAGAAGCAGCTGCTGCCAAGGAAATAATGGAGGAGGAAAGTGCTGTCCTTAAAAACGTAGAGGATAGGCAACCCTATTCATCTGATAGTTTGGAGAGGCAGCAATTCTACCCACCCGGTAGAATCATGCACATGGTTGCCATGCCTCCTGCAGATTCTTGTCCTGATGATCCAGTTGCTACTGATGAGTGCAGTGTGGGAATATACGAGACCCCAAGGGATCTTTACAGCAAAATCCGTTTATCCAATACCATGATCAATGACCATTACATGCCGATGTACAAGAAAACAATGGAAATATTGATTGAGAAGTTTGCGAACAATGATGACAACTTCTGTACATATTCGACAGTAGAATAA